A region of Haliotis asinina isolate JCU_RB_2024 chromosome 9, JCU_Hal_asi_v2, whole genome shotgun sequence DNA encodes the following proteins:
- the LOC137296979 gene encoding uncharacterized protein, whose product MLRVFIVMVITMVMSSAVITPTSDMNPICSTTTETLIPHPTDCAQYYNCSAPAKTFYSYLREKNLQECPYPQLYNTDTRRCEHYSMVKCGNKFEPLGVCEYKNICYGGRYCWAPCHVYNPSCRNLSDGLNVYEYRIKSTYFVVCVNQRLVYKGQCPDLGKGRQRFDPTLRACRYF is encoded by the exons ATGCTTCGTGTCTTCATTGTGATGGTGATTACCATGGTAATGT CATCAGCTGTAATCACACCAACAAGCGACATGAACCCCATTTGCAGCACGACGACGGAGACGCTGATACCCCACCCCACTGATTGCGCCCAGTACTACAACTGCAGCGCCCCCGCCAAGACATTCTACAGCTACCTTAGAGAAAAGAACCTACAGGAATGTCCCTACCCACAACTGTACAACACTGACACTCGGAGATGTGAGCACTACAGCATGGTCAAGTGTGGCAACAAATTTGAGCCCCTTGGTGTAT GCGAGTACAAGAACATATGTTACGGAGGAAGATACTGTTGGGCACCTTGTCACGTCTACAACCCTTCCTGTAGAAACCTCTCCGACGGTCTCAACGTCTACGAATATCGTATCAAATCCACCTACTTCGTTGTGTGCGTCAATCAGAGACTGGTCTATAAGGGCCAGTGCCCCGATCTTGGAAAGGGGAGACAACGCTTTGACCCAACATTACGTGCCTGTCGTTATTTTTAA
- the LOC137296968 gene encoding uncharacterized protein, with the protein MTATESLGLTTFHLLALSVLLMTTDAVKYMYPLTKYVDPPASQPHVYPGGPGLPFPELNYLCRGKDGVMFLLPWACTGYVRCVGDSAYWSRCPLDARTVTGLQEPICVMDRAECKRQEKVRWNEFCRLTAKGRYPSTQSCALYYDCSEGAETVARECTYPDLFNVISGHCEDFRSAEKYCDGRPIPKAPCDYQALNITCTDPHCLPCSELRPSCVGKPDGDHALPTRTNYPWYLKCEKGRTLNVLKCPDGMFFSPFCSRCISFGSTTCYH; encoded by the exons ATGACCGCCACCGAAAGTCTAGGATTAACCACCTTCCATCTCCTTGCCCTCAGCGTTCTGCTGATGACCACAGACGCTGTCAAGTACATGTATCCCCTCACGAAATACGTGGATCCGCCGGCCAGCCAACCCCACGTTTACCCCGGGGGACCAGGCCTCCCCTTCCCCGAGCTGAACTACCTGTGTAGGGGTAAGGACGGTGTCATGTTTCTCCTCCCCTGGGCCTGTACTGGGTATGTCCGGTGTGTTGGAGATTCAGCTTACTGGAGCAGGTGCCCGTTGGATGCCAGAACTGTCACCGGTTTGCAGGAACCCATCTGTGTGATGGACCGCGCCGAGTGTAAACGACAGGAGAAAG TTCGCTGGAATGAGTTTTGTCGCCTGACCGCGAAAGGGCGCTACCCCTCCACCCAGAGCTGCGCTTTGTATTATGACTGCAGCGAGGGTGCTGAGACTGTGGCACGGGAATGCACATATCCGGACCTTTTCAACGTCATATCCGGTCACTGTGAGGACTTCCGGTCTGCTGAGAAGTATTGCGATGGCAGACCCATACCAAAAGCCCCAT GCGACTATCAAGCTCTCAACATCACATGCACAGATCCACACTGCCTGCCCTGTTCGGAGCTCCGGCCATCTTGTGTTGGTAAACCGGACGGGGACCACGCCCTGCCAACACGAACCAACTACCCGTGGTACCTGAAGTGTGAGAAGGGAagaactttgaatgttttgaaatgtccaGATGGAATGTTTTTCTCCCCTTTTTGTTCACGGTGCATATCGTTCGGTTCAACGACGTGTTATCATTAA